In Alosa sapidissima isolate fAloSap1 chromosome 11, fAloSap1.pri, whole genome shotgun sequence, a single window of DNA contains:
- the zgc:101540 gene encoding hsFATP2a_ACSVL_like domain-containing protein has protein sequence MELASYVNITARSMYVWLTILAGLAVLPAILKPFFPYFFQDLRYILKTIRFGIRLTKYKRGKPLYSILDCFLDAVKKHPNKIFIHFEGKSYTYLEVDKQSNKVANALRTYASLKEGDTVALFLGNEPCYAWTWLGLAKLGCPVALLNYNIRAKSLLHCFSCSGAKVLIAAAELRSAVEDVLPVLKEQGISVYLLSDEKGTTDGISCISEVISQAPETPIPRSLRANVGIRSIALYIYTSGTTGLPKAALVTHERVWAASFVQAMSGVTSTDVFYINLPLYHSAGFLIGLAGSIERGITVVLRRKFSASQFWEDCRKHDVTVMQYIGETLRYLCNTPQKDNEKNHKVRIAIGNGVRTDVWNEFLQRFGNIYVRELYAATEGNVGFINYTTKVGVVGRVNFLHKRIFPYSLIKFDADKEEPVRNAEGLCVKAAKGETGLLVGRITKHSPFVGYAGNKQQTEKKRLQDVFVKGDLYFNSGDLLKIDHHNFVYFQDRVGDTFRWKGENVATTEVADILGTVDCIDEANVYGVKVPGHEGRIGMAAITLQEGKEFDCVDTCRHVANYLPVYARPRFIRIQSCLEMTGTFKMKKVKLVEEGFDPGVIQDDLYFLHLEEKKYVPLTSQIYDSILAREIKL, from the exons ATGGAGCTAGCTTCGTATGTCAACATAACTGCGCGCAGCATGTACGTCTGGCTAACTATTTTAGCAGGGTTGGCTGTTTTGCCAGCAATACTGAAACCGTTCTTCCCCTATTTTTTTCAGGATCTTAGGTACATTCTTAAAACGATTCGATTTGGAATCAGGCTTACCAAATACAAAAGAGGGAAACCCCTCTATAGCATTCTGGATTGTTTTTTGGATGCTGTGAAGAAACATCCGAATAAGATCTTCATTCACTTTGAAGGAAAGTCGTACACTTATCTGGAGGTTGACAAACAGAGCAATAAAGTAGCCAATGCTTTACGGACTTATGCCTCGCTCAAAGAAGGGGATACTGTCGCCTTGTTCTTGGGGAATGAGCCTTGTTATGCATGGACATGGCTGGGCCTGGCCAAACTTGGCTGCCCTGTGGCCCTTCTCAACTACAACATAAGGGCGAAATCACTGCTGCACTGTTTCTCCTGTTCAGGAGCCAAAGTTCTAATCGCGGCTGCAG AGCTGCGGTCAGCAGTGGAGGACGTGCTGCCAGTGTTGAAGGAGCAGGGCATATCCGTGTACCTGCTGTCCGACGAGAAGGGCACCACAGATGGCATCAGCTGCATCTCCGAGGTGATTAGCCAGGCACCAGAGACACCTATCCCACGCTCGCTTCGTGCCAACGTGGGCATCAGGAGCATCGCCCTCTACATCTACACCTCAGGCACTACAG GTCTTCCCAAGGCTGCACTAGTGACCCATGAGAGGGTGTGGGCGGCCTCCTTCGTCCAGGCCATGTCTGGGGTGACCAGCACAGACGTCTTCTACATCAACCTGCCGCTCTACCACAGCGCAGGCTTTCTCATCGGCCTCGCCGGCTCCATCGAGAGAG GCATCACTGTGGTTCTCCGGAGGAAGTTCTCGGCCTCGCAGTTCTGGGAGGACTGCAGGAAGCACGATGTGACCGTGATGCAGTACATCGGGGAGACGCTACGGTACCTCTGTAACACCCcacag AAAGACAACGAGAAAAATCACAAGGTGCGGATCGCTATTGGCAACGGTGTGCGCACTGACGTCTGGAACGAGTTCCTGCAGCGCTTCGGCAACATCTACGTGCGTGAGCTGTATGCTGCCACCGAGGGAAACGTCGGCTTCATCAACTACACCACCAAGGTCGGCGTGGTGGGACGCGTCAACTTCCTGCACAAG CGGATCTTCCCGTACTCGCTGATCAAGTTCGACGCAGACAAGGAGGAGCCTGTGCGCAACGCTGAGGGGCTCTGTGTGAAAGCCGCCAAAG gcGAGACAGGGCTGCTGGTGGGGAGGATAACGAAACACTCTCCGTTCGTGGGCTACGCCGGGAACAAGCAGCAGACGGAGAAGAAGCGTCTGCAGGACGTGTTTGTTAAAGGAGACCTGTACTTCAACAGCGGAGACCTCCTCAAGATCGACCACCACAACTTCGTCTACTTCCAGGACCGCGTGGGCGACACTTTCAG GTGGAAGGGGGAGAATGTGGCTACGACGGAGGTAGCCGACATCCTGGGCACGGTGGACTGCATCGATGAGGCCAacgtctatggtgtcaaagtgCCAG GTCATGAGGGCAGGATCGGGATGGCTGCCATCACGTTACAGGAAGGGAAGGAGTTTGATTGTGTCGACACCTGTCGTCACGTGGCCAACTACCTGCCTGTTTACGCCAGGCCGCGCTTCATACGCATCCAG AGCTGTCTGGAGATGACCGGAACCTTCAAGATGAAGAAAGTGAAGCTGGTGGAGGAGGGCTTTGACCCCGGGGTCATTCAGGACGACCTTTACTTCCTGCACCTGGAAGAGAAGAAGTACGTGCCGCTCACCAGTCAGATCTACGACTCGATCCTGGCCAGAGAGATCAAGCTGTAG